From a single Pseudomonadota bacterium genomic region:
- a CDS encoding type II toxin-antitoxin system Phd/YefM family antitoxin, with protein sequence MKSLNLASAKAKLSEIVNLAEHRKERVLIKKRNNPVAVVIGYDDYKKLETLEDIYESKLLEKTIKTGKFYTLEEVAKKVNIEL encoded by the coding sequence ATGAAGTCCTTAAACCTTGCAAGCGCAAAAGCAAAGCTATCAGAGATTGTGAACCTTGCTGAGCACCGGAAAGAGAGGGTGCTCATTAAAAAGAGGAACAACCCGGTAGCCGTTGTGATAGGTTATGATGATTATAAGAAGCTTGAAACTCTCGAGGATATATACGAATCCAAACTCCTTGAAAAGACTATAAAGACTGGCAAATTCTATACACTTGAAGAAGTGGCAAAAAAGGTGAATATTGAGCTATAA
- a CDS encoding type II toxin-antitoxin system RelE/ParE family toxin, with protein sequence MSYKLEFSENALSRLESLGSADAKTLRQVVMKILSLRRNPSPQDTKKLVNFNYQGLTGYRVDQGEYRIIYAIDEAKKKVLIGSIINRNEDYKKLIRHKK encoded by the coding sequence TTGAGCTATAAATTAGAGTTTTCTGAAAATGCCTTATCAAGACTTGAATCTCTGGGCAGTGCTGATGCCAAGACATTGAGACAGGTTGTTATGAAGATTCTCTCTTTGAGAAGGAATCCCTCCCCGCAGGATACGAAAAAGCTGGTAAATTTCAATTATCAGGGGTTGACCGGATACAGGGTGGATCAGGGAGAGTATAGAATAATCTATGCAATAGACGAAGCAAAGAAGAAAGTCCTGATTGGTTCGATAATCAATCGCAACGAAGATTACAAGAAGCTGATACGACACAAAAAATAG
- a CDS encoding HigA family addiction module antitoxin — protein MKKKLHPVHPDEVLLEEFLKPMGVSQNRLALNIGVPPRRINEIVLGKRGITADTALRLAKFFGTSAEFWLGLQSQYDLDVTAEKLGERLKQEVRAYANAV, from the coding sequence ATGAAAAAGAAGCTACATCCTGTACATCCGGACGAAGTTCTTTTGGAAGAATTTCTCAAGCCAATGGGTGTAAGCCAAAACAGACTGGCACTCAATATTGGTGTGCCACCGCGCAGAATTAACGAGATTGTTCTTGGCAAGCGGGGAATTACTGCTGATACTGCTCTACGGCTCGCAAAGTTTTTTGGAACATCCGCTGAGTTCTGGCTTGGTTTGCAATCACAATATGATTTAGATGTCACCGCTGAAAAGCTTGGTGAAAGATTGAAGCAAGAAGTAAGAGCCTATGCAAACGCTGTATGA
- a CDS encoding DUF86 domain-containing protein translates to MSNRDPMVRLLHMRDYATKVVSLTAGKSKNDLEKDEIFCLAITRLVELIGEAASQYPKDMQKRYPQIPWPKIINMRNRLIHGYDFVDYDILWDSITINIPQLLIELDKILPLKSE, encoded by the coding sequence ATGTCAAACCGTGATCCAATGGTACGTCTTCTCCATATGCGTGATTATGCAACCAAGGTAGTATCTTTAACTGCCGGAAAGAGTAAAAACGACCTGGAAAAAGACGAAATATTTTGTCTCGCCATAACCCGACTTGTTGAACTTATTGGAGAGGCTGCAAGCCAATATCCAAAAGACATGCAGAAAAGATACCCACAAATTCCATGGCCAAAGATTATAAACATGCGGAACAGGCTTATCCATGGCTATGATTTTGTTGACTATGACATATTATGGGATTCTATCACTATAAACATTCCACAGCTTCTCATCGAGCTTGATAAAATTCTTCCTCTGAAATCTGAATAA
- a CDS encoding nucleotidyltransferase family protein: MAKNITLSKEKIEEFCRRNLIRKLALFGSVLRDDFCPESDIDVLVEFEPGARVGFFELYDLEQELSGVFGGRKVDINTPKCLSKYFRNEVLTTAEVQYVKP, translated from the coding sequence ATGGCAAAAAATATTACATTATCTAAAGAAAAAATAGAGGAATTCTGCCGCAGAAATCTTATACGTAAGCTCGCATTATTTGGGTCTGTATTAAGGGATGATTTTTGTCCGGAGAGTGATATAGATGTTCTTGTGGAGTTTGAGCCAGGAGCAAGAGTTGGTTTTTTTGAACTCTACGATTTGGAACAGGAGTTATCAGGCGTTTTCGGCGGAAGAAAAGTAGATATAAATACGCCAAAATGTTTAAGTAAATATTTTCGGAATGAGGTCTTAACAACAGCAGAGGTGCAGTATGTCAAACCGTGA
- a CDS encoding type II toxin-antitoxin system VapC family toxin, which yields MKSKPFIFDSHALLKFFQREEGHEKIIQLLEDIRKQGTPKYINAINVGEMIYVIKREFGDQKKVEVLANIERLGFTTLPVPNALIFQAAEYKAIYSISYADCFVLASAIEHKATIVTGDPDFTKVSDLVDILWV from the coding sequence ATGAAAAGTAAACCATTTATATTTGACAGTCACGCACTCTTGAAATTTTTTCAGAGAGAAGAAGGACACGAAAAGATTATCCAGCTTCTTGAAGATATTAGAAAACAAGGCACGCCAAAGTATATTAATGCTATAAATGTCGGCGAAATGATCTACGTTATAAAAAGAGAGTTTGGCGACCAGAAAAAAGTAGAGGTTCTTGCCAATATTGAAAGGCTGGGATTTACTACCTTACCTGTCCCTAATGCCTTGATATTCCAGGCGGCTGAATATAAAGCAATATATAGCATTTCTTACGCTGATTGCTTTGTCCTTGCTTCAGCTATTGAACATAAAGCAACTATAGTCACCGGCGATCCAGACTTTACAAAGGTAAGTGATCTCGTTGATATTCTCTGGGTTTAA
- a CDS encoding AbrB/MazE/SpoVT family DNA-binding domain-containing protein has protein sequence MYTLKTLSKGQIVIPAKIRKKYNIEPGKEIFLMEYGGIIYLIPPVKDAVESACGILPSKPSLSDMLLKERKSEFTK, from the coding sequence ATGTACACACTTAAAACATTATCCAAGGGTCAGATTGTGATACCTGCGAAAATACGAAAAAAATACAACATAGAACCAGGAAAGGAAATCTTTCTCATGGAATATGGAGGAATAATATACCTTATCCCGCCTGTAAAAGACGCAGTAGAATCGGCCTGTGGAATCCTGCCCTCAAAACCTTCTTTGTCAGACATGCTTTTAAAAGAAAGAAAAAGCGAGTTCACAAAATGA